CGATAAACTTCCGGATCGCGCCAATGCCAGCTTTGGACAAGGCCTTGAGTTCGTTGTCATCCATGGTCAGCAACGTGGCACGGATGTCCTTGTTCAAGCCGCCGAGGTCGATGGTCGGCCGTGCCTTTGGAAGGGCGCTGGCGTATTTCGTCACCGTCGAGATACCGTCGCGGTCCAAGTCGTGGACAGCGGCCTGTCTCCGGCGGGCTTCGTCGAATTCATCGAGCAATTGCGCCGACGAAACATCGGGCTTGTATTCGGGGGATGGCATTCCGCCGCCGCCCGAGCCGAAGATTATCGAGAACGGCCACCTCAGGAATTGCTCTGCCCAGTTCAGTATTCCCAGCGCGCCCCTCCAAAGGCATGCGAGGGCATTCGCGATTACTTTCAACATGTCATCTCTCCCTGTTATTGACACGGAGATCGTTGCGTCGTCGGTAGCAATCCACAAACCGCTGGCGAGTCGCGTCAGAGTCCGGAGATGCATCGTCAGAAATCTTGGATATGCGGGACCGCGAGCGGCGCTCAGCACCGCGCCGGCAGAGCTTCGTCATGCGGCTTAGGACCCGAATACCTGACGTGCCGCCTGGCCTTGGCGATGAACTCGAATGAGAGATTTAGCCATTTCGGCGGCTTTGTCTTATCTGGCAAGCCCGAAGTAGAAGCGCACAATACAAAGATTCACCCCGAATGCGGGTGCAATCTTTACACGAATTTCAGGTTCCGCTAACTCAAGTCTGGGCGGAAACCGGGGCCGAAGAAATTGGATATCGTGTTCACGGCGGGCATCTTTGCGCGCGATCTTGTCTTGGCGCTAGCCTCGTTGCTGAAGCAACCGCCGGCGCCTGGTCTGTTCAGTCTCTTTCTCGTCATCTTGTTGGTGATAGCGACCCTTTGGTTCTGGGCGGTCGTCCGGAGAAGAGTGGGCTTGCTTAGGCGAGCAACGAAGCTCGTGCGGAAGAGCCGTGGGCCAGAGGAATTTCGGGAGCGGTTCCAGGAAACCTACGACGAATTGACGTCCTGGTCGGGAGCGGATGCCGGTCGGTTGGCGGACACCTGGGACGAATTTCGCGAGACCACCATCGAATCCCAAGGGCAGACCGGCATTCGGAACGCTATCCGTCCGTCAGTCTTCTTTAATCTCGAGGAGATGGGCTTCAGCGTTTCGGGCTGGCGGGTCGTGCCGAGCCTCTTCGTCTCGGTCGGGCTGGCGGCAACATTCCTCGGTCTTATCGCCGCCCTCCAGGAAACGGGCAACAGCCTCAGTGCAGGCGGCGACCAGGCCGCGGTGATGAAGGCGCTTACACAGCTTCTGACCGTTGCGTCTGCCAAATTCATCATGTCGCTCACCGGACTGCTCTGTTCGATCGTCTTCACCGTTGTTATGCGCGTGCGCAGCAGCGGGCTTGAACAGGAAATGCGGACTCTTACGCACGCGATAGAGACGCGGATGAGTTTCGTCAGTCTCGAGGACCTTGCCGAGAAGCAGCTGAAGGCTATCGTCGAGCAGCGCGATCATATGCAGAAGCTCAATCACGAGCTCATCGCTGCCATCTCCGAACCACTGCAGAAAGCCGCGGCATCCGGCATCAATCATGTCGACGAGATGGTGCAATCGCTGGCGGGATCTTTGACGCAAGGCCTGGTCGGTGCGATGTCGGCAACGAGCGAAAGGCTAGAAGCGGCCTCTGGTCGCTTGGAAGGACTTGCCGCCACTCTCAGCGGGGCAGCCCA
This DNA window, taken from Sinorhizobium fredii NGR234, encodes the following:
- a CDS encoding methyl-accepting chemotaxis protein, whose protein sequence is MGLLRRATKLVRKSRGPEEFRERFQETYDELTSWSGADAGRLADTWDEFRETTIESQGQTGIRNAIRPSVFFNLEEMGFSVSGWRVVPSLFVSVGLAATFLGLIAALQETGNSLSAGGDQAAVMKALTQLLTVASAKFIMSLTGLLCSIVFTVVMRVRSSGLEQEMRTLTHAIETRMSFVSLEDLAEKQLKAIVEQRDHMQKLNHELIAAISEPLQKAAASGINHVDEMVQSLAGSLTQGLVGAMSATSERLEAASGRLEGLAATLSGAAQEFSQAAERTAVGLDGAARRLELVSDNLARAGNGLAQAAVPVAESANKTAEATQQIASSSINMVESARQTMSSEREMVVAAANSIREHIKSFETRAAAYDGQLAAAFRTFTEQISRSIGEVENHANNVHGQYTEALSTLQGVIENAKAFTPESARPSA